Proteins found in one Methanothermobacter thermautotrophicus genomic segment:
- the fwdF gene encoding tungsten-dependent formylmethanofuran dehydrogenase subunit FwdF has protein sequence METTEVIEGKNITVERTGEENRKLIFQDCLCAVCGLCGEICPVNAIEVNPTGAMVRTEQDESKICIDENKCVLCGMCSSICPFQALDLQIDGTSIKELAEYPKILKSAEIDDETCIQCKACETACPQDAITITRDLPERKDLVTGEIEIDKETCIYCGMCEEMCPADAIEIDHQVPSSSSPAVATDIRVDEDKCVHCGICKRICPVDAIMQVCRICPYGEYEIKVPEVTGTSYIDPELCVNCGWCQEICPVDAAKVTKPFEGELIINEDTCQACETCVMVCPCNVLSFPKPEKPGEKPAKLYKDERFCIYCGACERSCPVDAIEVKRSRINTTPIKSKAWKNAFESLLK, from the coding sequence ATGGAAACAACCGAAGTAATTGAAGGTAAGAACATTACCGTGGAGCGAACCGGTGAAGAAAACAGAAAGTTGATCTTCCAGGATTGCCTCTGCGCTGTTTGCGGACTCTGCGGTGAAATCTGTCCTGTGAACGCCATTGAAGTCAACCCGACAGGTGCAATGGTGAGAACAGAACAGGACGAGTCAAAGATATGCATCGATGAGAACAAATGCGTCCTCTGCGGTATGTGCAGCTCCATCTGCCCATTCCAGGCACTGGACCTTCAGATTGACGGAACATCAATAAAGGAACTTGCAGAATACCCGAAAATCCTCAAATCAGCCGAGATAGACGATGAAACCTGTATCCAGTGCAAGGCCTGTGAAACAGCATGTCCACAGGATGCCATAACCATAACAAGGGACCTTCCCGAAAGGAAGGACCTCGTAACCGGTGAAATCGAGATAGACAAGGAAACCTGTATCTACTGTGGAATGTGTGAGGAGATGTGTCCGGCTGATGCAATAGAGATAGACCACCAGGTACCCAGCTCCTCAAGTCCAGCAGTCGCAACTGACATACGCGTCGACGAGGATAAATGTGTCCACTGTGGCATATGTAAGAGGATATGCCCTGTTGACGCCATAATGCAGGTCTGCAGGATATGCCCATACGGTGAATACGAGATCAAGGTCCCTGAGGTCACAGGAACATCCTACATCGACCCTGAACTCTGCGTGAACTGTGGATGGTGCCAGGAGATATGCCCTGTTGACGCTGCAAAGGTGACAAAACCCTTCGAGGGAGAACTCATAATCAACGAGGACACCTGCCAGGCCTGTGAAACATGTGTGATGGTCTGCCCATGCAACGTTCTATCATTCCCGAAACCAGAAAAACCAGGTGAAAAACCAGCCAAGCTCTACAAGGACGAAAGGTTCTGCATATACTGCGGTGCATGTGAGAGGTCATGTCCCGTCGATGCAATAGAGGTTAAGAGGAGCAGGATAAATACCACTCCAATCAAATCAAAGGCCTGGAAGAACGCCTTTGAATCATTACTCAAATAA
- the fdhF gene encoding formate dehydrogenase subunit alpha — translation MKGTVKFKIDGREVEADDGMTVLEAALANGIYIPHLCFREGIEPFGGCRLCLVENTDGRLVTACETPVEDGAEFTSESERINNIRRTVLSLLISEHSRDCLSCPSSGECLLQEVSSYLNLTEDDLSRLRQDLHEVEPDESNPFFVRKHDKCILCGLCVRVCRATGAEAIEFAYRGHDTRISTFMDRAILESTCVSCGECVEVCPVGALISRGEKPFTEVKTICPYCGAGCGIYLGVRGDRVVSSRGDPDNPVNSGKLCVKGRFALKFVNSHERLKKPLIKVDGRFVEVEWEEALSTVAERLSEYRGEEFAAVASAKCTNEENYILQKFTRTVMLSGNIDHCARLCHAPSLKGLRMSLGSGAMTNSIAELEDSACILAAGTNPTETHPITAYSVIRAIRSGAKLVVIDPRRTRLSELADIHLQNRPGSDVPLIMAMCRFILEEGLHDTEFIESRTENFDEFRDAVMALDLEEVEGLTGVEVEDIRRAAITYASNQPASIIYSMGITQHVDGTCNVIALSNLALLTGNLGKPSAGINPLRGQNNVQGACDMGALPDLLPGYQSMDDSFRFSDKWGSPIPGPGMTLPEMFDAALEGRLRAMYIMGENPLLSEPDTEKTRKALESLDFLVVQDIFMTETAELADVVLPACAWAEKDGTFTNTERRVQLIRKALDAPGEARADWEIICMLAEKMGAEGFDYESSSEIFNEIAELVPSYAGISHGRLQDGGIQWPCTSHDHDGTPYLHSERFSTPTGRASFLLPGYHVREVSEEYPFVLVTGRNLYQYHTRSMTGRVPELDSFSDSEELLINPLDAADIGVGDGDLVMVKSERGSLEVRARIAEEVMGGVVFMTFHFAETPVNVLTGGDCDPVSGMPELKFTPVSIRPVE, via the coding sequence ATGAAGGGGACTGTTAAATTTAAGATAGATGGAAGGGAAGTTGAGGCTGACGATGGAATGACCGTCCTGGAGGCGGCCCTTGCCAATGGCATATACATCCCCCACCTCTGCTTCAGGGAGGGAATTGAACCCTTTGGAGGATGCAGACTGTGCCTGGTGGAGAACACTGATGGACGTCTTGTAACAGCCTGCGAAACTCCTGTAGAGGATGGTGCAGAGTTCACATCGGAATCAGAGAGGATAAATAATATCAGAAGGACAGTGCTATCCCTCCTGATATCAGAGCACAGCAGGGACTGCCTTTCATGCCCATCATCGGGGGAATGCCTTCTCCAGGAGGTCTCATCCTACCTTAACCTTACAGAGGATGACCTTTCGAGACTCAGACAGGATCTGCATGAAGTCGAACCAGATGAATCAAACCCCTTTTTCGTGAGAAAACATGATAAGTGCATTCTCTGCGGTTTATGCGTGAGGGTCTGTCGTGCTACTGGTGCGGAGGCAATAGAATTCGCCTACAGGGGTCATGACACAAGGATATCCACCTTCATGGACAGGGCGATACTTGAATCAACCTGTGTATCCTGCGGAGAATGCGTTGAGGTATGCCCTGTAGGGGCCCTTATTTCAAGGGGAGAGAAACCCTTCACTGAGGTGAAGACCATATGCCCCTATTGCGGCGCTGGCTGCGGCATCTACCTCGGTGTGAGGGGGGACCGGGTTGTGAGTTCAAGGGGTGACCCTGATAATCCGGTTAACAGCGGTAAACTCTGTGTTAAGGGCAGATTTGCACTGAAGTTCGTAAACAGCCACGAAAGGCTTAAAAAACCACTCATAAAAGTTGATGGCAGGTTCGTTGAGGTTGAATGGGAGGAGGCCTTATCCACTGTGGCCGAGAGGTTATCAGAGTACCGGGGTGAAGAGTTTGCTGCAGTTGCATCTGCAAAGTGCACCAATGAGGAGAACTACATCCTCCAGAAGTTTACTAGGACCGTGATGTTATCCGGTAACATCGACCACTGCGCAAGGCTCTGCCATGCACCATCCCTCAAAGGCCTTAGAATGAGTCTGGGTAGCGGTGCAATGACAAATTCAATAGCTGAACTTGAGGATTCAGCATGCATCCTGGCTGCTGGGACCAACCCCACAGAGACACACCCCATAACAGCATACAGTGTAATCAGGGCCATCAGATCAGGTGCAAAGCTGGTGGTCATTGACCCGAGGAGGACCAGACTCTCGGAGCTTGCAGACATCCACCTCCAGAACAGGCCCGGCTCTGACGTTCCACTGATCATGGCCATGTGCCGCTTCATCCTTGAGGAGGGCCTCCATGATACAGAATTCATTGAGTCAAGGACAGAGAACTTTGATGAATTCAGGGATGCTGTCATGGCCCTGGACCTTGAGGAGGTTGAGGGCCTCACAGGTGTCGAGGTAGAGGATATAAGGAGGGCTGCAATCACCTACGCATCGAACCAGCCGGCATCCATCATATACTCAATGGGCATCACCCAGCACGTTGATGGGACATGCAATGTAATCGCACTTAGCAACCTCGCCCTCCTAACAGGGAACCTCGGGAAACCATCGGCAGGTATAAACCCCCTGAGGGGCCAGAACAACGTCCAGGGGGCCTGTGATATGGGGGCGCTCCCGGACCTCCTGCCAGGTTATCAGTCCATGGATGACTCCTTCAGGTTCTCTGATAAATGGGGTTCACCCATACCCGGGCCAGGTATGACGCTACCCGAGATGTTTGACGCCGCCCTTGAGGGCCGGTTGAGGGCCATGTACATAATGGGCGAGAATCCCCTCCTAAGTGAACCTGACACTGAGAAGACCAGGAAGGCCCTTGAGAGTCTTGACTTCCTTGTTGTCCAGGACATATTCATGACCGAGACGGCTGAACTCGCTGATGTGGTCCTACCCGCATGTGCATGGGCAGAGAAGGACGGAACATTCACCAACACCGAGAGGAGGGTTCAGCTGATCAGGAAGGCCCTTGATGCCCCTGGAGAAGCAAGGGCTGACTGGGAGATAATCTGCATGCTGGCAGAGAAGATGGGGGCTGAGGGCTTCGACTATGAGTCATCATCTGAGATATTCAATGAGATAGCAGAACTCGTGCCATCATATGCCGGCATATCACATGGGCGGCTTCAGGATGGTGGCATACAGTGGCCCTGCACATCTCATGACCATGATGGCACACCCTACCTGCATTCTGAGAGATTCTCAACACCCACAGGGAGGGCGTCATTTTTACTGCCAGGGTATCATGTAAGGGAGGTATCAGAGGAGTATCCATTTGTCCTTGTAACCGGTCGCAACCTCTACCAGTACCATACAAGGTCCATGACTGGACGCGTGCCGGAACTTGATTCATTCTCTGACAGCGAGGAACTTCTCATAAACCCTCTGGATGCCGCTGACATCGGGGTTGGGGACGGTGACCTGGTCATGGTGAAATCAGAGAGAGGCTCTCTGGAGGTGAGGGCAAGGATTGCAGAGGAGGTCATGGGGGGGGTTGTCTTTATGACGTTCCACTTTGCAGAGACCCCTGTTAATGTCCTCACAGGGGGAGATTGTGACCCGGTATCAGGGATGCCTGAGCTGAAGTTCACACCCGTCAGCATAAGACCTGTGGAGTAA
- a CDS encoding helix-turn-helix transcriptional regulator, which translates to MPKHIVSGLKYIAAVNLTKQGHSQREIAKALNMNRSTVSHYLNGRNLSWRSIEVARIITEMCPRDFLLLTHSLTQNTEMTRTIIRTCQKQRFQGKVRNSCIGCGLCVDTCLMKAISLRDLKAHIESEWCCGCLICVEMCPTDSIEIKEVELDGNNRSN; encoded by the coding sequence ATGCCGAAACATATAGTTTCTGGACTCAAATACATAGCAGCTGTAAATCTGACAAAGCAGGGCCATTCACAGAGAGAGATAGCTAAGGCTCTAAACATGAACAGATCAACTGTTTCTCACTACCTCAACGGCAGGAACCTCTCCTGGAGGTCAATAGAGGTTGCAAGGATAATAACAGAGATGTGTCCAAGGGACTTCCTTCTTCTCACCCACTCCCTTACACAGAACACAGAGATGACAAGGACCATCATAAGAACATGCCAGAAGCAGAGATTTCAGGGAAAGGTCAGGAACTCATGTATTGGGTGCGGGCTATGTGTGGACACATGCCTTATGAAGGCCATAAGTTTAAGAGACCTCAAGGCACATATAGAATCCGAATGGTGCTGCGGGTGTCTCATATGTGTTGAGATGTGTCCAACTGATTCTATAGAAATAAAGGAGGTAGAACTTGATGGAAACAACCGAAGTAATTGA